A single genomic interval of Gemmatimonas sp. harbors:
- a CDS encoding serine/threonine-protein kinase: MPPAALAPDPLFVAFQTALAGRYSIDREIGRGGMGVVYLAREVMLDRAVAIKLLPPAMATQPALRDRFLREAQLAAKLSHPHIVPIHSVDTIDDFVFFVMAYVEGETLAQRVQSRGPLPAREGARVLREVAWALGYAHAQQVVHRDVKPDNILLEANTGRALVADFGIAAATGDAISDQIAGTPDFMSPEQILGADIDARSDLYSLGATAFYALSGALPFSDANTSDVLARRLTTSAPSLDTTGTRVPRKLTQLVDWCLATHPADRPASAQLLADQLGVAIEQRRELPVALRAFVKRNGRTDGAGTMLTLVGTVVGAGVVAAVAGPAQALAATAISALVAPAAFGVLSARRMLDLGFTHQDLWPAFDVERESSREEHAVHPGRLRRVFERVLRHVARVSSATTAAVIPALALATPMEQLYAVPLVLLCLAVAISSVFGYLVVLQLRRDVDVEFWSRVWTGRFGAWSFALARKWRGRAPVAPAMTHRATELSLGLAAEQLFDSLPKASRESLGDLPALIERLQRDAHVLRTRFDALQQALHGSGQGAAASSHAESSHQQALAEERDMVQARLRETVSALENIRLGLLRLHAGSLSLGSLTTHIALAVDVSENVDRLIQAHDDVEHLLRLPQQISLTPA, translated from the coding sequence ATGCCCCCTGCTGCCCTCGCGCCCGACCCGCTGTTCGTCGCCTTCCAGACGGCGCTGGCCGGCCGCTACTCCATCGATCGCGAGATCGGCCGTGGCGGCATGGGCGTCGTGTACCTCGCGCGCGAAGTCATGCTCGATCGCGCCGTGGCCATCAAGCTGCTGCCCCCCGCCATGGCCACGCAGCCCGCGCTGCGCGATCGCTTTCTGCGCGAGGCGCAACTCGCAGCCAAGCTGTCGCACCCGCACATCGTGCCCATTCACAGCGTGGACACGATCGACGACTTCGTGTTCTTCGTGATGGCCTACGTGGAGGGCGAGACGCTCGCGCAGCGTGTGCAATCGCGCGGCCCGCTGCCGGCGCGCGAAGGAGCGCGCGTACTGCGCGAAGTGGCCTGGGCGCTCGGCTACGCGCACGCACAGCAGGTGGTGCACCGCGATGTGAAGCCCGACAACATTCTGCTCGAGGCCAACACCGGCCGGGCGCTCGTGGCCGACTTCGGCATTGCCGCCGCCACGGGTGACGCCATCAGCGATCAGATCGCCGGCACTCCCGACTTCATGAGCCCCGAGCAGATCCTCGGCGCCGACATCGACGCGCGCAGCGATCTCTACTCGCTCGGCGCCACCGCGTTCTACGCCCTCTCCGGTGCGCTGCCGTTCTCCGACGCGAACACCAGCGACGTGCTGGCGCGCAGGCTCACCACCTCAGCACCCTCGCTCGACACCACCGGCACCCGGGTGCCGCGCAAGCTCACGCAGCTCGTGGACTGGTGCCTCGCCACGCACCCCGCCGACCGCCCCGCGAGCGCACAACTGCTCGCCGATCAGCTGGGCGTGGCGATCGAACAGCGCCGTGAGCTGCCGGTCGCGCTGCGCGCGTTCGTGAAGCGCAACGGCCGCACCGATGGGGCCGGCACCATGCTCACGCTCGTGGGCACGGTGGTCGGAGCCGGTGTGGTGGCGGCGGTTGCCGGGCCGGCGCAGGCATTGGCCGCGACGGCCATCAGTGCGCTGGTGGCCCCGGCGGCGTTCGGTGTGCTCTCGGCGCGGCGCATGCTCGACCTCGGCTTCACGCACCAGGATCTGTGGCCGGCCTTCGACGTGGAGCGCGAAAGCAGTCGTGAAGAGCACGCGGTACACCCCGGCCGCCTGCGACGCGTTTTCGAGCGTGTGCTGCGGCATGTCGCACGAGTGTCCTCGGCCACCACGGCCGCGGTGATTCCGGCGCTCGCCTTGGCCACGCCAATGGAGCAGCTGTACGCCGTCCCGCTGGTGCTGCTCTGCCTTGCCGTGGCCATCTCCAGCGTGTTCGGTTATCTGGTCGTGCTGCAGCTCCGCCGAGACGTGGACGTGGAGTTCTGGAGTCGCGTGTGGACGGGTCGCTTCGGCGCGTGGTCGTTCGCACTCGCTCGCAAGTGGCGCGGCCGTGCACCCGTCGCACCGGCCATGACGCACCGCGCCACCGAACTCTCGCTCGGACTCGCCGCGGAGCAGCTGTTCGACAGCCTGCCCAAGGCCTCGCGCGAATCACTCGGCGATCTGCCGGCGCTGATCGAACGGTTGCAGCGGGACGCGCATGTACTGCGGACGCGCTTCGATGCACTGCAGCAGGCGCTGCACGGATCGGGGCAGGGGGCCGCTGCGTCGAGCCACGCCGAGTCCTCGCACCAGCAGGCGCTCGCGGAAGAGCGTGACATGGTGCAGGCGCGACTGCGCGAGACCGTGAGTGCGCTCGAAAACATCCGCCTCGGGCTACTGCGCCTGCACGCCGGGTCGCTCAGTCTCGGGTCGCTCACCACGCACATCGCCCTGGCGGTCGACGTGTCCGAGAACGTGGACCGTCTGATCCAGGCGCACGACGACGTCGAACATCTGCTGCGCCTTCCGCAGCA